In Phyllopteryx taeniolatus isolate TA_2022b chromosome 13, UOR_Ptae_1.2, whole genome shotgun sequence, the following are encoded in one genomic region:
- the myo1eb gene encoding myosin IEb isoform X1: MDTTSLAAPSGSEVATVCTPTRWTHVDSSGLICSGVTCESTSTFQEVTATDMGSKERFHWLAQDVKVSGVDDMVLLSKINEDAITENLKKRYMDDYIFTYIGPVLISVNPFKQLPYFTDREVDLYQGAAQYENPPHVYALADDVYRNMMIDSENQCVIISGESGAGKTVAAKYIMSYVSKVSGGGDKVQHVKDIILQSNPLLEAFGNAKTVRNNNSSRFGKYFEIQFSRGGAPDGGKISNFLLEKSRVVSQNPGERNFHIYYQLLEGASGEQRENLGVTTPDYYNYLNQSGTFTVEDVNDKKEFFDTLGAMSVVGLSVEEQDSVVQLVAGILHLGNINFREENNFAVVESSDFLAFPSFLLGIPQDALCGKLTSRILDSKWGGKTESISVTLNTEQACFTRDALAKALYSRLFDFLVDCVNRAMQKDQEEFNIGVLDIYGFEIFQKNGFEQFCINFVNEKLQQIFIQLTLKAEQEEYVQEGIKWTPIEYFNNKVVCDLIESKLNPPGIMSVLDDVCATMHAKGDGADQTLLQKLQGQVGSHEHFSSWNKGFIVHHYAGKVSYDVSGFCERNRDVLFNDIIELMQGSEFPFITALFPENLDAEKRGRPTTASSKIKKQANTLVQTLMKCTPHYIRCIKPNETKRPRDWEENRVRHQVEYLGLRENIRVRRAGYAYRRVFNKFLQRYAILTKETWPAWRGDERQGVLHLLNSVHMEEDQFQLGKTKVFVKAPESLFLLEEMRERKYNGYARVIQKAWRKHIAVRKYVKMREEASDILLNKKERRRNSLNRNFMGDYIGTDVHPEIRQFVGRRERIDFADVVVKFDRRFRTVKRDLVLTPRFLYLIGREKVKQGPDKGQIQEVLKRKMELCNIQSVSLSTLQDDVFIIHEHEYDSVLQSVFKTEFLSLLSKRHHENTQSNLPLKFNNLLEFKVKKGGWGPFTSSGSRQIQFQVGQGDEAVLKPSGKVLNVSIGPGLPKNSRPTRRDNRKSLYRDNRATPTNQKNLGPHNEGVGTRRGRSARGSLLRQQSSMEQPSLPRLQNQNQNQNQNQHWHDSGRAKHVDMGFMNVPEQGAAGLQRRRSKEVKPVPGAGRPKPKPRSPQCRALYAYDAQDTDELSFNADDVIDVLTEDPSGWWFGRLRGREGMFPGNYVEKI; this comes from the exons GGCAGCAAGGAGCGCTTCCATTGGCTGGCTCAGGACGTGAAGGTGAGCGGCGTTGATGACATGGTGCTGCTGTCCAAAATCAACGAGGACGCCATCACGGAGAACCTGAAGAAGAGATACATGGACGACTACATCTTT ACCTACATTGGACCTGTTCTGATCTCCGTTAACCCGTTCAAACAACTTCCATACTTCACAGACAGAGAAGTGGACCTGTACCAGGGAGCG GCTCAGTACGAGAACCCGCCTCACGTCTACGCGCTGGCCGATGATGTTTACCGCAACATGATGATTGACAGCGAGAACCAGTGTGTCATCATCAG TGGCGAGAGCGGTGCCGGGAAGACGGTGGCGGCCAAATACATCATGAGCTATGTATCCAAGGTGTCAGGGGGTGGAGACAAGGTTCAG CACGTGAAGGACATCATCCTGCAGTCCAACCCCCTGCTGGAGGCATTCGGGAACGCCAAGACGGTCCGCAACAACAATTCCAGCCGCTTC GGAAAGTACTTTGAGATCCAGTTCAGCCGCGGCGGCGCTCCCGACGGAGGGAAAATCTCCAACTTCCTGCTGGAAAAGAGCCGAGTGGTTTCACAAAATCCAGGAGAGAGGAACTTCCACATCTACTATCAG CTGCTGGAAGGGGCGAGTGGGGAGCAGAGGGAAAACCTTGGGGTCACGACCCCTGACTACTACAACTACCTCAATCAATCGGGAACGTTCACGGTGGAAGATGTCAACGACAAGAAGGAATTCTTTGACACCTTG GGCGCCATGTCCGTGGTGGGCCTGTCCGTGGAGGAGCAGGATTCGGTTGTTCAGCTGGTCGCAGGCATCCTGCACCTGGGGAACATCAACTTCCGCGAGGAGAACAACTTTGCCGTGGTGGAGAGTTCCGACT TTCTGGCCTTCCCGTCCTTCCTGCTGGGGATCCCTCAGGATGCTCTGTGCGGCAAACTGACCAGCAGGATTCTGGACAGCAAGTGGGGCGGGAAGACCGAGTCCATCTCAGTCACCCTGAACACGGAGCAGGCCTGCTTCACCCGGGACGCCCTCGCCAAAGCCCTCTACAGCCGCCTCTTTGACTTCCTGGTCGAC tgtgtcaatAGAGCCATGCAGAAGGATCAGGAGGAGTTCAACATCGGAGTTCTGGACATCTACGGCTTTGAGATCTTCCAG AAAAACGGTTTTGAGCAGTTCTGCATCAACTTTGTCAACGAGAAGCTGCAGCAGATTTTCATCCAACTCACGTTGAAGGCAGAGCAG GAGGAGTACGTTCAGGAGGGAATTAAATGGACGCCCATCGAGTATTTCAACAACAAAGTTGTGTGTGACCTCATTGAGTCCAAACTG AACCCTCCTGGCATCATGAGTGTGTTGGATGACGTGTGTGCGACCATGCACGCCAAAGGTGACGGCGCAGACCAGACACTGCTGCAGAAACTCCAAGGTCAAGTTGGTTCACACGAACACTTCAGCAGCTGGAACAAAGGATTCATCGTACACCACTACGCCGGAAAG GTGTCGTACGATGTCAGCGGCTTCTGTGAGAGGAACAGAGACGTGTTGTTCAACGACATCATCGAGCTGATGCAAGGCAGCGAGTT TCCGTTCATTACAGCGCTGTTCCCTGAGAACCTGGATGCCGAGAAGAGAGGACGTCCGACCACGGCCAGCAGCAAGATCAAG AAACAAGCCAACACTCTGGTCCAGACACTTATGAAGTGTACACCTCACTACATTCGCTGCATCAAACCCAACGAGACCAAACGTCCTCGGGACTGGGAGGAGAACAGAGTACGACACCAGGTGGAGTACCTGGGCCTTCGTGAGAACATCCGGGTTCGTCGAGCAGGATATGCGTATCGTCGTGTTTTCAACAAGTTCCTGCAGAG GTACGCCATCCTGACTAAAGAGACGTGGCCCGCCTGGCGAGGTGACGAGCGTCAGGGTGTCTTGCACCTCCTCAACTCTGTCCACATGGAGGAGGACCAATTCCAGCTGGGCAAGACAAAAGTTTTCGTTAAAGCTCCAGAGTCG CTCTTCCTGTTGGAGGAGATGAGGGAGAGGAAGTACAACGGTTACGCTCGGGTCATCCAGAAGGCGTGGCGTAAACACATTGCTGTCCGCAAGTACGTGAAGATGAGGGAGGAAG CGTCTGACATCCTGCTGAACAAGAAGGAACGCCGCAGGAACAGCTTGAACAGGAACTTTATGGGCGATTACATCGGCACCGACGTCCACCCGGAGATCCGGCAGTTTGTCGGCCGCAGAGAGAGGATCGACTTTGCCGATGTGGTCGTCAAATTTGACCGCAGGTTCAGG ACGGTGAAGCGTGACCTCGTACTCACCCCCAGGTTCTTGTACCTGATTGGTCGAGAGAAGGTGAAGCAGGGGCCAGATAAAGGTCAAATCCAGGAAGTTCTCAAGAGGAAGATGGAACTCTGCAATATCCAGTCTGTTTCTTTGAG CACCCTGCAGGACGACGTTTTTATCATCCACGAACACGAATACGACAGCGTCCTCCAGAGTGTCTTCAAGACCGAATTTCTCAGTCTGCTCAGCAAACGTCATCACGAAAACACTCAGAGTAATCTTCCGCTCAAGTTCAACAACCT TCTGGAGTTTAAAGTGAAGAAGGGAGGCTGGGGTCCATTCACCTCATCAGGGTCCAGACAGATCCAGTTCCAGGTGGGTCAGGGGGACGAGGCAGTCCTGAAACCCAGTGGGAAGGTTCTGAATGTCTCCATTGGACCGGGTCTACCCAAAAACTCAC GACCCACCAGGAGGGACAACCGTAAAAGTCTGTACCGGGACAACCGGGCTACACCCACCAACCAGAAAAACTTGG GTCCTCACAACGAGGGCGTCGGGACCCGGCGAGGAAGGTCCGCCAGAGGCTCGTTACTGAGGCAGCAGTCCAGCATGGAGCAGCCCAGTTTGCCCCGCCTCCAGAACCAGAACCAGAACCAGAACCAGAACCAGCATTGGCACGACAGCGGGCGCGCAAAACACGTGGACATGGGTTTCATGAACGTCCCGGAACAGGGCGCCGCTGG GCTGCAGCGTCGGCGATCCAAGGAGGTGAAGCCGGTCCCTGGAGCGGGTCGGCCCAAACCAAAGCCTCGTTCCCCGCAATGCCGCGCTCTCTACGCTTACGACGCCCAGGACACGGATGAGCTCAGCTTCAACGCGGATGACGTTATCGACGTTCTCACTGAAG ATCCGTCGGGCTGGTGGTTCGGACGTCTGCGCGGCAGAGAGGGAATGTTCCCCGGAAACTATGTGGAGAAGATCTAG
- the myo1eb gene encoding myosin IEb isoform X2, giving the protein MDTTSLAAPSGSEVATVCTPTRWTHVDSSGLICSGVTCESTSTFQEVTATDMGSKERFHWLAQDVKVSGVDDMVLLSKINEDAITENLKKRYMDDYIFTYIGPVLISVNPFKQLPYFTDREVDLYQGAAQYENPPHVYALADDVYRNMMIDSENQCVIISGESGAGKTVAAKYIMSYVSKVSGGGDKVQHVKDIILQSNPLLEAFGNAKTVRNNNSSRFGKYFEIQFSRGGAPDGGKISNFLLEKSRVVSQNPGERNFHIYYQLLEGASGEQRENLGVTTPDYYNYLNQSGTFTVEDVNDKKEFFDTLGAMSVVGLSVEEQDSVVQLVAGILHLGNINFREENNFAVVESSDFLAFPSFLLGIPQDALCGKLTSRILDSKWGGKTESISVTLNTEQACFTRDALAKALYSRLFDFLVDCVNRAMQKDQEEFNIGVLDIYGFEIFQKNGFEQFCINFVNEKLQQIFIQLTLKAEQEEYVQEGIKWTPIEYFNNKVVCDLIESKLNPPGIMSVLDDVCATMHAKGDGADQTLLQKLQGQVGSHEHFSSWNKGFIVHHYAGKVSYDVSGFCERNRDVLFNDIIELMQGSEFPFITALFPENLDAEKRGRPTTASSKIKKQANTLVQTLMKCTPHYIRCIKPNETKRPRDWEENRVRHQVEYLGLRENIRVRRAGYAYRRVFNKFLQRYAILTKETWPAWRGDERQGVLHLLNSVHMEEDQFQLGKTKVFVKAPESLFLLEEMRERKYNGYARVIQKAWRKHIAVRKYVKMREEASDILLNKKERRRNSLNRNFMGDYIGTDVHPEIRQFVGRRERIDFADVVVKFDRRFRTVKRDLVLTPRFLYLIGREKVKQGPDKGQIQEVLKRKMELCNIQSVSLSTLQDDVFIIHEHEYDSVLQSVFKTEFLSLLSKRHHENTQSLSASSSSVLSVWSLK; this is encoded by the exons GGCAGCAAGGAGCGCTTCCATTGGCTGGCTCAGGACGTGAAGGTGAGCGGCGTTGATGACATGGTGCTGCTGTCCAAAATCAACGAGGACGCCATCACGGAGAACCTGAAGAAGAGATACATGGACGACTACATCTTT ACCTACATTGGACCTGTTCTGATCTCCGTTAACCCGTTCAAACAACTTCCATACTTCACAGACAGAGAAGTGGACCTGTACCAGGGAGCG GCTCAGTACGAGAACCCGCCTCACGTCTACGCGCTGGCCGATGATGTTTACCGCAACATGATGATTGACAGCGAGAACCAGTGTGTCATCATCAG TGGCGAGAGCGGTGCCGGGAAGACGGTGGCGGCCAAATACATCATGAGCTATGTATCCAAGGTGTCAGGGGGTGGAGACAAGGTTCAG CACGTGAAGGACATCATCCTGCAGTCCAACCCCCTGCTGGAGGCATTCGGGAACGCCAAGACGGTCCGCAACAACAATTCCAGCCGCTTC GGAAAGTACTTTGAGATCCAGTTCAGCCGCGGCGGCGCTCCCGACGGAGGGAAAATCTCCAACTTCCTGCTGGAAAAGAGCCGAGTGGTTTCACAAAATCCAGGAGAGAGGAACTTCCACATCTACTATCAG CTGCTGGAAGGGGCGAGTGGGGAGCAGAGGGAAAACCTTGGGGTCACGACCCCTGACTACTACAACTACCTCAATCAATCGGGAACGTTCACGGTGGAAGATGTCAACGACAAGAAGGAATTCTTTGACACCTTG GGCGCCATGTCCGTGGTGGGCCTGTCCGTGGAGGAGCAGGATTCGGTTGTTCAGCTGGTCGCAGGCATCCTGCACCTGGGGAACATCAACTTCCGCGAGGAGAACAACTTTGCCGTGGTGGAGAGTTCCGACT TTCTGGCCTTCCCGTCCTTCCTGCTGGGGATCCCTCAGGATGCTCTGTGCGGCAAACTGACCAGCAGGATTCTGGACAGCAAGTGGGGCGGGAAGACCGAGTCCATCTCAGTCACCCTGAACACGGAGCAGGCCTGCTTCACCCGGGACGCCCTCGCCAAAGCCCTCTACAGCCGCCTCTTTGACTTCCTGGTCGAC tgtgtcaatAGAGCCATGCAGAAGGATCAGGAGGAGTTCAACATCGGAGTTCTGGACATCTACGGCTTTGAGATCTTCCAG AAAAACGGTTTTGAGCAGTTCTGCATCAACTTTGTCAACGAGAAGCTGCAGCAGATTTTCATCCAACTCACGTTGAAGGCAGAGCAG GAGGAGTACGTTCAGGAGGGAATTAAATGGACGCCCATCGAGTATTTCAACAACAAAGTTGTGTGTGACCTCATTGAGTCCAAACTG AACCCTCCTGGCATCATGAGTGTGTTGGATGACGTGTGTGCGACCATGCACGCCAAAGGTGACGGCGCAGACCAGACACTGCTGCAGAAACTCCAAGGTCAAGTTGGTTCACACGAACACTTCAGCAGCTGGAACAAAGGATTCATCGTACACCACTACGCCGGAAAG GTGTCGTACGATGTCAGCGGCTTCTGTGAGAGGAACAGAGACGTGTTGTTCAACGACATCATCGAGCTGATGCAAGGCAGCGAGTT TCCGTTCATTACAGCGCTGTTCCCTGAGAACCTGGATGCCGAGAAGAGAGGACGTCCGACCACGGCCAGCAGCAAGATCAAG AAACAAGCCAACACTCTGGTCCAGACACTTATGAAGTGTACACCTCACTACATTCGCTGCATCAAACCCAACGAGACCAAACGTCCTCGGGACTGGGAGGAGAACAGAGTACGACACCAGGTGGAGTACCTGGGCCTTCGTGAGAACATCCGGGTTCGTCGAGCAGGATATGCGTATCGTCGTGTTTTCAACAAGTTCCTGCAGAG GTACGCCATCCTGACTAAAGAGACGTGGCCCGCCTGGCGAGGTGACGAGCGTCAGGGTGTCTTGCACCTCCTCAACTCTGTCCACATGGAGGAGGACCAATTCCAGCTGGGCAAGACAAAAGTTTTCGTTAAAGCTCCAGAGTCG CTCTTCCTGTTGGAGGAGATGAGGGAGAGGAAGTACAACGGTTACGCTCGGGTCATCCAGAAGGCGTGGCGTAAACACATTGCTGTCCGCAAGTACGTGAAGATGAGGGAGGAAG CGTCTGACATCCTGCTGAACAAGAAGGAACGCCGCAGGAACAGCTTGAACAGGAACTTTATGGGCGATTACATCGGCACCGACGTCCACCCGGAGATCCGGCAGTTTGTCGGCCGCAGAGAGAGGATCGACTTTGCCGATGTGGTCGTCAAATTTGACCGCAGGTTCAGG ACGGTGAAGCGTGACCTCGTACTCACCCCCAGGTTCTTGTACCTGATTGGTCGAGAGAAGGTGAAGCAGGGGCCAGATAAAGGTCAAATCCAGGAAGTTCTCAAGAGGAAGATGGAACTCTGCAATATCCAGTCTGTTTCTTTGAG CACCCTGCAGGACGACGTTTTTATCATCCACGAACACGAATACGACAGCGTCCTCCAGAGTGTCTTCAAGACCGAATTTCTCAGTCTGCTCAGCAAACGTCATCACGAAAACACTCAGA GTCTTTCTGCATCGTCGTCTTCTGTGCTTTCAGTCTGGAGTTTAAAGTGA